The proteins below come from a single Streptomyces spongiicola genomic window:
- a CDS encoding SEC-C metal-binding domain-containing protein, translated as MTELAASDAPTTAYGTFLGTQRGEPSAAMCERWADEHAGDPEEPRALVDAGWLTVRKGEAEGALSLFRRAAACDGEYRLDAHVGIVGQLYALGRVTEAEHTQEDLRAHLDAEHTGEARLRVIDDMVETLTEAGRYERALEWCQAGLDRITANDDGLQAAEYRHMLLIDRGFLRGELGIELDEDDLAAEAEANASFAEFREELRGALSQGPSVDMPEDGEAFDGIVLRWVREDFAAVRARWLESTAHYGDDYDTYAERLQREARAYSEAGAARVRMVSATLTEFEAYTDRQGRDGDAAETRRSFGEWYALTGHPERVLLWPPARNGPCWCDSGRKYKKCCGAPAKN; from the coding sequence GTGACCGAACTCGCTGCCTCTGATGCCCCAACAACCGCCTACGGAACCTTTCTTGGGACCCAGCGCGGAGAGCCGTCCGCCGCCATGTGCGAGCGCTGGGCGGATGAGCACGCCGGTGATCCGGAGGAGCCACGGGCACTGGTGGACGCCGGGTGGCTCACGGTCCGAAAGGGCGAGGCCGAGGGGGCTCTGTCTCTGTTCCGGCGCGCCGCCGCCTGCGATGGCGAGTACCGCCTCGACGCCCACGTCGGCATCGTCGGCCAGTTGTACGCGCTGGGCCGCGTGACGGAGGCCGAGCACACCCAGGAGGACCTACGGGCTCACCTCGACGCCGAACACACCGGGGAGGCGCGGCTGCGGGTCATCGACGACATGGTCGAGACGCTGACCGAGGCAGGGCGGTACGAGCGGGCACTCGAGTGGTGCCAGGCGGGCCTGGACCGTATCACCGCAAACGACGACGGCCTTCAGGCCGCCGAGTACCGGCACATGCTGCTCATCGACCGCGGCTTCCTGCGCGGCGAGTTGGGGATCGAGCTTGACGAGGACGACCTCGCCGCAGAGGCGGAGGCGAACGCCTCCTTCGCGGAGTTCCGGGAGGAACTGCGGGGTGCGCTGTCGCAGGGACCGTCGGTGGACATGCCCGAGGACGGGGAGGCGTTCGACGGGATCGTGCTGCGCTGGGTCCGCGAGGACTTCGCCGCCGTCCGCGCCCGCTGGCTGGAGTCGACCGCCCACTACGGCGACGACTACGACACCTACGCCGAGCGGCTGCAGCGTGAGGCCCGCGCCTACAGCGAGGCCGGCGCTGCCCGTGTCCGTATGGTCAGCGCCACCCTCACCGAGTTCGAGGCGTACACGGACCGGCAGGGCCGTGACGGGGACGCGGCGGAGACCCGGCGTTCCTTCGGCGAGTGGTATGCCCTGACGGGACACCCCGAGCGTGTCCTGTTGTGGCCGCCGGCGCGCAACGGCCCGTGCTGGTGCGACTCGGGCCGCAAGTACAAGAAGTGCTGCGGTGCGCCCGCGAAGAACTGA
- a CDS encoding serine/threonine-protein kinase, with protein MPQRIIDGRYELLEELSHGGMGDVWRGYDSVLDRPVAVKLIRSQAVTSPQMADELARRFRREARITARIRHPGVPQVYDAVLDDAHEHLFLVMELVDGVRLSAYVDPVRPLPVGWAVAVAAQVATVLSHAHEVPVIHRDLKPGNVLVARDGTVKVLDFGIAAILRADATKLTATGSPVGTSQYMAPEQVRGGRVTPRTDLYALGCVLHELLAGRALFRADSELALMYRHVTEAPTPLRRLRPEVPAALEELVLHLLAKAPEARPADVQEVYERLRPLLPRAGEEPSPGETGPAGAPDPTRLFRHPYAPRSRPRPAAAPTPPGERIPGPVPVPDEIRADIKDAYAHSDALLEEERFTQAAEVLSEVIEPAARALGTENRQVLELRTQRAAIRLLGGDYRAALPEFTALADAYGRVSGPTGEQARACRAQAARCRAELGQVTEALTALEAVLAVVRSVDGDVSEEAVELRRDIGMLLLAQGRAADAALVLEPLHADLDVVYGPADELTAEVAEALALIRLDPDGRGA; from the coding sequence GTGCCGCAGCGGATCATCGACGGACGTTACGAACTCCTGGAGGAGCTGAGTCACGGCGGCATGGGCGACGTCTGGCGCGGCTACGACTCAGTGCTGGACCGGCCCGTGGCGGTGAAGCTCATCCGGTCCCAGGCCGTCACCTCGCCGCAGATGGCGGACGAACTCGCCAGGCGGTTCCGGCGCGAGGCCCGGATCACGGCCCGCATCCGGCACCCCGGGGTGCCGCAGGTCTACGACGCCGTCCTCGACGACGCCCATGAGCACCTGTTCCTCGTCATGGAGCTGGTCGACGGCGTCCGGCTGTCCGCCTACGTGGACCCGGTCCGGCCGCTGCCGGTCGGCTGGGCCGTGGCGGTCGCCGCGCAGGTGGCCACCGTGCTGTCGCACGCCCACGAGGTGCCCGTGATCCACCGGGACCTCAAGCCGGGGAACGTCCTCGTCGCCCGCGACGGGACCGTGAAGGTGCTGGACTTCGGCATCGCGGCCATCCTGCGCGCCGACGCCACCAAGCTGACCGCGACCGGGAGCCCGGTCGGCACCTCCCAGTACATGGCGCCCGAGCAGGTCCGCGGCGGGCGCGTCACCCCGCGGACGGACCTGTACGCGCTGGGCTGCGTCCTGCATGAACTGCTGGCCGGGCGCGCCCTGTTCCGGGCCGACAGCGAACTCGCCCTCATGTACCGGCACGTCACCGAGGCCCCCACCCCGCTGCGGCGGCTGCGCCCCGAGGTCCCGGCCGCGCTGGAGGAACTGGTCCTGCACCTGCTCGCCAAGGCCCCCGAGGCGCGGCCCGCCGACGTCCAGGAGGTGTACGAGCGGCTGCGGCCCCTCCTCCCGCGGGCCGGTGAGGAACCGTCGCCCGGCGAGACGGGCCCGGCCGGCGCCCCGGACCCGACCCGGCTGTTCCGCCACCCGTACGCACCCCGCTCCCGGCCCCGGCCGGCGGCCGCCCCGACGCCCCCGGGGGAGCGGATCCCCGGGCCCGTGCCCGTACCGGACGAGATCCGGGCGGACATCAAGGACGCCTACGCCCACTCCGACGCCCTCCTCGAAGAGGAGCGGTTCACCCAGGCCGCGGAGGTGCTCAGCGAGGTCATCGAGCCCGCCGCCCGCGCGCTGGGCACCGAGAACCGGCAGGTGCTGGAGCTGCGCACGCAGCGGGCGGCGATCCGGCTGCTCGGCGGCGACTACCGCGCCGCCCTGCCCGAGTTCACGGCGCTCGCCGACGCCTACGGACGCGTCTCGGGGCCCACGGGCGAGCAGGCCCGCGCCTGCCGTGCCCAGGCCGCCCGCTGCCGCGCCGAACTCGGCCAGGTGACGGAGGCGCTCACGGCGCTCGAAGCGGTACTGGCCGTCGTCCGGTCCGTGGACGGCGACGTCAGCGAGGAAGCCGTCGAACTCCGCCGTGACATCGGCATGCTGCTGCTCGCCCAGGGCCGGGCCGCCGACGCCGCGCTCGTCCTCGAACCGCTGCACGCCGACCTCGACGTCGTCTACGGCCCCGCGGACGAGCTGACCGCCGAGGTCGCCGAGGCCCTGGCGCTGATACGGCTGGATCCCGACGGCCGGGGCGCCTGA
- a CDS encoding helix-turn-helix domain-containing protein has product MEPPGAAEPAGKRPEDEPGQGVVTAFGRQLKLFRTRAGLERPEFGKLVGYAAQSIASFEQGRRIPPPRFIDRADEVLDAGGVLKALKDEVARAQYPAFFRDMARLEAEAVELHVYDTHVINGLLQTEEYARAVFRMRRPLLDEDTIEHRVSARLGRQAIFSRRRLPTLSFVIEESVLTRPIGGREGMRGQLEQLLLHGQRRNVEIQVMPNEREEHSGLAGPFTLMETAKGRRIAYVEVQKDSRLYTDRETVREMEAQYGILRAQALTPRESLTFFEKLLGER; this is encoded by the coding sequence ATGGAACCGCCCGGGGCGGCGGAACCGGCGGGAAAGCGACCGGAGGACGAGCCCGGGCAGGGTGTGGTCACCGCGTTCGGGCGGCAGTTGAAGCTCTTCCGGACCCGGGCCGGGCTGGAGCGGCCGGAGTTCGGGAAGCTGGTGGGATACGCGGCTCAGTCGATCGCCTCGTTCGAGCAGGGGCGACGCATCCCGCCGCCGAGGTTCATCGACCGGGCCGACGAGGTACTGGACGCGGGTGGTGTGCTCAAGGCGCTGAAGGATGAGGTGGCGCGGGCGCAGTATCCGGCCTTCTTCCGGGACATGGCGCGGTTGGAGGCGGAGGCGGTGGAGTTGCACGTCTACGACACTCACGTGATCAATGGCTTGCTACAGACAGAGGAGTACGCGCGAGCGGTGTTCCGGATGCGGCGTCCGTTGCTGGACGAGGACACCATCGAGCATCGGGTGTCGGCGCGGTTGGGACGCCAAGCGATCTTCTCGCGCCGAAGGCTGCCAACACTCAGCTTCGTCATCGAGGAGTCGGTACTGACACGGCCCATCGGAGGTCGAGAGGGCATGCGGGGCCAGCTGGAACAACTTCTGCTACACGGCCAGCGGCGGAATGTGGAGATCCAGGTCATGCCCAACGAGCGTGAGGAGCACAGTGGATTGGCGGGCCCTTTCACCTTGATGGAGACGGCGAAGGGGCGCAGGATCGCCTACGTAGAGGTGCAGAAGGACAGCCGCCTCTACACCGACCGCGAGACGGTCAGGGAGATGGAAGCCCAGTACGGCATTCTGCGGGCGCAGGCCCTGACGCCGCGCGAGTCCCTGACCTTCTTCGAGAAACTGCTGGGAGAGAGATGA
- a CDS encoding ATP-binding protein: MPAHHFEMRFTSTPRGARLARRLCAERLHAWGIPYGTEEHDAVVLLVAELSANAAHHGRVPGRDFLVRLTVPAGPLSTVRIEVADTRGERLPEPARRLPGADRTDGRGLLLVAALADRWGWGPRPCEAPGKVVWAEYDRRNHAAQTVLGQM, from the coding sequence GTGCCCGCACACCACTTCGAGATGCGTTTCACCTCCACACCCCGGGGCGCCCGGCTCGCCCGCCGGTTGTGTGCGGAGCGGCTGCACGCCTGGGGGATCCCGTACGGCACCGAGGAGCATGACGCCGTGGTGCTCCTGGTTGCCGAACTCAGCGCGAACGCCGCGCACCACGGCCGGGTGCCGGGCCGGGACTTCCTCGTACGGCTCACCGTGCCCGCAGGGCCGCTCTCCACCGTGCGGATCGAGGTGGCCGACACCCGGGGCGAGCGGCTCCCGGAACCCGCGCGGCGGCTTCCCGGGGCCGACCGTACCGACGGGCGCGGTCTGCTCCTCGTCGCCGCCCTCGCCGACCGGTGGGGGTGGGGTCCACGGCCCTGCGAGGCGCCCGGAAAGGTCGTGTGGGCCGAGTACGACAGGCGGAACCACGCCGCACAGACGGTTCTCGGCCAGATGTGA
- a CDS encoding type I restriction endonuclease subunit R has translation MSPGPVHSESAFGDAIVAAMTERGWREASPAGYQPDLGLDTGELFEFLRRTQAEEWHELRTVYGDPAEAERGFARRLDQAIANDGLLHVLRNGVKDRGVRLRVAYFRPNLVPDASVLDGYRANRLTVVRELPYATKQLDWNNRLDLALFLNGIPVATAELKNPLTGQGVEHAKEQYRTDRDPTEPIFTRRVVANFAVDPDLVFVATTLKGRNTRFLPFNTGSEGPGRPGGAGNPAPTAFGRYATSYLWEQVWERENWLDLLQRFAHQQKTRTPGGGTTRTTIFPRYHQWDAVRKLTAHAATHGAGQNYLIMASAGSGKSNTIGWLVHRLSDLHADNDPRSLDTEALSAGFVKPGAPVFDKVIVITDRRNLDAQLRETVGSFSQTDGLVVKIDERQGAKSEQLARALSRDTGKIVTVTLHSFPALLDYLKRNPTEIRGTTFAIVIDEAHSSQSGDAATSVRAALRELGLDSDSEDAGATTVTVTDKLKKKALERSRAANLSYFAFTATPKSKTLELFGTPDQVDGKAAYRPFHTYSMRQAIEEGFILDPLRNYVTYNTYWKLVNHNQDEREVDPAKANSLLARYVLTHDSTVSQHAQVIVEHFVTHTRGRLGGRAKSMVVTGSRHSAVQMARAIRSYIRDRDYHTRYPDLGVLVAFSGSLTIDGEETTEPKENGGLSETALPKAFGYTRADDKAVKAGAKGQQEYRILVVAEKYQTGFDQPLLTTMYVNKKLTGIAAVQTLSRLNRTAERKAQADLAVLDFTNEAEDIKEAFRPYFEEANTLPSDPNLLYTAQSRVMSAPIISETEMDEFAAAWFEAKEKAAGSPAKWEKLHAELYRLLSPAVTRYEALRDNDEDEDDVRTAEDFRADLHDYVRKYGFLAQIVRYQDPDLERLHLYGRYLLTRLRGRADGGVDIGEVDLSHLRVQKTGEHDVSLSPEGPATMPGFGEGPGGAKEPEKSLLSELIEKFNAKFGTDFTEQDVIRPFEEAKADAKVRAAAVVNDEDNFGRVFDKVFADKMADHVDSIAGLGRQYFGADRNFKSSLDRSARRAAWRMIRREEGVDDAA, from the coding sequence ATGAGCCCCGGCCCGGTCCACAGTGAGTCCGCGTTCGGCGACGCGATAGTCGCCGCCATGACCGAGCGCGGCTGGCGCGAGGCGAGCCCCGCCGGCTATCAGCCCGATCTCGGCCTGGACACGGGCGAACTCTTCGAGTTCCTCCGCAGGACCCAGGCCGAGGAGTGGCACGAACTCCGCACCGTCTACGGCGACCCCGCCGAGGCCGAGCGCGGCTTCGCTCGCCGTCTGGACCAGGCCATCGCCAACGACGGCCTGCTCCACGTCCTCCGCAACGGCGTCAAGGACCGCGGCGTCCGCCTCCGCGTCGCCTACTTCAGGCCGAACCTGGTCCCCGACGCCTCCGTCCTCGACGGCTACCGCGCCAACCGCCTCACCGTCGTCCGCGAGCTGCCCTACGCGACCAAGCAGCTGGACTGGAACAACCGGCTCGACCTCGCCCTGTTCCTGAACGGCATCCCCGTCGCCACCGCCGAGCTGAAGAACCCGCTCACCGGTCAGGGCGTCGAGCATGCCAAGGAGCAGTACCGGACCGACCGCGACCCCACCGAGCCGATCTTCACCCGCCGGGTCGTCGCGAACTTCGCCGTCGATCCCGACCTGGTCTTCGTCGCGACCACCCTCAAGGGCAGGAACACGCGCTTTCTGCCCTTCAACACCGGCTCCGAGGGCCCCGGCCGCCCCGGCGGCGCCGGAAACCCCGCTCCCACCGCCTTCGGCCGGTACGCGACCTCCTACCTCTGGGAGCAGGTCTGGGAGCGGGAGAACTGGCTCGATCTCCTCCAGCGGTTCGCGCACCAGCAGAAGACCAGGACGCCCGGCGGCGGTACCACCCGCACCACGATCTTCCCCCGCTACCACCAGTGGGACGCCGTCAGGAAGCTCACCGCCCACGCGGCCACCCACGGCGCCGGACAGAACTACCTGATCATGGCCTCGGCCGGGTCCGGCAAGTCCAACACCATCGGGTGGCTCGTCCACCGCCTCTCCGACCTGCACGCGGACAACGACCCCCGCAGCTTGGACACCGAGGCCCTGTCCGCGGGCTTCGTCAAGCCCGGGGCGCCCGTCTTCGACAAGGTCATCGTCATCACCGACCGCCGGAACCTGGATGCCCAGCTCCGCGAGACGGTCGGCAGCTTCTCCCAGACCGACGGCCTGGTCGTCAAGATCGACGAGAGGCAGGGCGCGAAGAGCGAGCAGCTCGCCCGCGCGCTGTCCCGCGACACCGGGAAGATCGTCACCGTCACCCTGCACTCGTTCCCGGCGCTCCTGGACTACCTCAAGCGCAACCCGACCGAGATCAGGGGCACCACCTTCGCGATCGTCATCGACGAGGCCCACTCCTCCCAGTCCGGCGACGCGGCGACCTCCGTCCGTGCCGCACTGCGCGAACTCGGCCTCGACTCGGACTCCGAGGACGCCGGCGCGACCACCGTCACCGTCACGGACAAGCTGAAGAAGAAGGCGCTGGAGCGGTCCCGGGCGGCGAACCTCTCCTACTTCGCGTTCACCGCCACACCCAAGTCCAAGACCCTCGAACTCTTCGGGACCCCGGACCAGGTCGACGGCAAGGCGGCGTACCGCCCCTTCCACACGTACTCCATGCGCCAGGCCATCGAGGAAGGGTTCATCCTCGACCCGCTGCGCAACTACGTCACGTACAACACGTACTGGAAGCTGGTGAACCACAACCAGGACGAGCGCGAAGTGGACCCCGCGAAGGCGAACTCGCTGCTCGCCCGGTACGTCCTCACCCACGACTCGACCGTCTCCCAGCACGCACAGGTGATCGTCGAGCACTTCGTCACCCACACCAGGGGCCGGCTCGGCGGACGGGCCAAGTCCATGGTCGTGACCGGCTCCCGGCACTCCGCCGTCCAGATGGCCCGCGCCATCAGGAGCTACATCAGGGACCGCGACTACCACACCAGGTATCCGGACCTGGGCGTTCTGGTCGCCTTCTCCGGCTCCCTCACCATCGACGGCGAGGAGACCACCGAGCCGAAGGAGAACGGAGGGCTGTCCGAGACCGCCCTGCCCAAGGCCTTCGGCTACACGCGCGCCGACGACAAGGCGGTGAAGGCCGGGGCGAAGGGGCAGCAGGAGTACCGGATCCTGGTCGTGGCGGAGAAGTACCAGACCGGCTTCGACCAGCCCCTGTTGACGACCATGTACGTCAACAAGAAGCTCACCGGTATCGCCGCCGTCCAGACCCTCTCCCGGCTGAACCGCACCGCCGAACGCAAGGCGCAGGCCGACCTCGCCGTCCTGGACTTCACCAACGAGGCCGAGGACATCAAGGAGGCGTTCCGCCCGTACTTCGAGGAGGCGAACACCCTCCCCTCGGATCCCAACCTTCTCTACACCGCCCAGAGCCGGGTCATGTCCGCGCCGATCATCTCCGAGACCGAGATGGACGAGTTCGCCGCCGCCTGGTTCGAGGCGAAGGAGAAGGCAGCCGGATCACCGGCGAAGTGGGAGAAGCTGCACGCTGAGCTGTACCGCCTGCTGTCCCCGGCCGTCACCCGCTACGAGGCCCTGCGCGACAACGACGAGGACGAGGACGACGTCAGGACGGCCGAGGACTTCCGCGCCGACCTCCACGACTACGTGCGCAAGTACGGCTTCCTCGCCCAGATCGTGCGCTACCAAGACCCCGACCTCGAACGACTCCACCTCTACGGCCGCTACCTCCTCACCCGGCTGCGCGGACGCGCGGACGGCGGCGTGGACATCGGCGAGGTCGACCTCAGCCACCTGCGCGTGCAGAAGACCGGCGAGCACGACGTCTCCCTCAGCCCGGAGGGGCCCGCGACGATGCCCGGCTTCGGCGAGGGGCCGGGCGGCGCCAAGGAGCCCGAGAAGTCCCTCCTGTCCGAGCTGATCGAGAAGTTCAACGCCAAGTTCGGTACGGACTTCACCGAACAGGACGTCATCCGGCCCTTCGAGGAGGCCAAGGCCGACGCCAAGGTCCGGGCCGCGGCGGTCGTCAACGACGAGGACAACTTCGGCAGGGTCTTCGACAAGGTCTTCGCGGACAAGATGGCCGACCACGTCGACTCCATCGCCGGCCTCGGCCGCCAGTACTTCGGCGCGGACCGCAACTTCAAGTCCAGCCTCGACCGCAGCGCACGCCGTGCCGCCTGGCGGATGATCCGCCGCGAGGAGGGCGTGGACGACGCGGCGTAG
- a CDS encoding restriction endonuclease subunit S — MTGYRIKDVAGINRTVLPESTDPDFRFRYIDISAVDELGNVTVPEEESVFASAPSRARRTASAGSVLVSTVRTYLQAIGKVPVAAEPLVFSTGFAVLEATSRIDARYLAYYCRSHTFVDEVVARSTGVSYPAISASEVGCVPVRVPPLEEQRHIADFLDTETARIDRLVELRRLQLLRLDERVYAAVSETLIPDLLARPQPSGPWPWLPTMADDRPLVRLGYVCRLQNGLTVDSKRDLSGDVVTRPYLRVANVQAGHVDLDSVVEITVPRDIANRTSLRPGDVLMTEGGDLDKLGRGTVWRGELPDCLHQNHVFALRPEPDRLDGDYLALMTRTLHGRCYFESTGSRTTNLASTNSSKIMSFPIPLPSVAAQRALAGEAQAVIENSQAAKRLLERQLGLLSERRQALITAAVTGQFDVSTASGRNTTEGISA; from the coding sequence GTGACGGGCTATCGGATCAAGGACGTCGCCGGGATCAACCGTACGGTGCTGCCGGAGAGCACGGACCCGGACTTCAGGTTCCGCTACATCGACATTTCGGCTGTCGATGAACTGGGTAACGTCACCGTGCCGGAGGAGGAGTCCGTCTTCGCCTCGGCGCCATCCCGGGCCCGGCGTACCGCATCGGCCGGATCAGTCTTGGTCTCGACCGTGCGCACCTACCTTCAGGCGATTGGGAAGGTACCCGTTGCGGCAGAGCCGTTGGTCTTCTCCACCGGCTTCGCCGTACTGGAGGCCACTAGCAGAATCGACGCCCGGTATCTTGCCTACTACTGCCGGTCGCACACTTTTGTTGATGAAGTCGTGGCTCGTTCCACGGGAGTGAGTTACCCGGCCATCAGCGCGTCCGAGGTCGGTTGCGTACCAGTCCGTGTTCCTCCGCTGGAGGAGCAACGCCACATCGCCGACTTCCTCGACACCGAGACAGCCCGCATCGACCGACTGGTTGAACTTCGGCGTCTTCAGCTACTTCGGCTGGACGAGCGAGTCTACGCGGCGGTTTCCGAGACTCTGATCCCCGACCTTCTGGCACGTCCGCAGCCGTCGGGACCGTGGCCCTGGCTGCCCACGATGGCAGATGACAGGCCCCTCGTGCGGCTCGGGTACGTCTGCCGACTCCAGAACGGGCTGACGGTCGACAGCAAGCGGGACCTGTCCGGTGATGTGGTGACGCGTCCCTACCTTCGAGTCGCAAACGTCCAGGCCGGGCATGTCGATCTTGACTCCGTCGTAGAGATCACGGTCCCTCGCGATATTGCCAACCGGACCTCCCTCCGTCCCGGAGACGTTCTCATGACCGAAGGAGGCGACTTGGACAAACTCGGAAGAGGGACCGTGTGGCGGGGGGAGTTGCCGGATTGTCTCCACCAGAATCACGTCTTTGCGTTGCGCCCGGAACCAGACCGCCTTGACGGTGACTATTTGGCCTTGATGACGCGCACGCTGCATGGACGCTGCTACTTCGAAAGCACAGGCTCCAGGACGACGAACCTGGCCTCTACGAACAGCAGCAAGATCATGAGTTTCCCGATCCCACTCCCGAGTGTGGCTGCCCAGCGAGCCTTGGCAGGCGAGGCGCAAGCCGTGATCGAGAACTCTCAAGCTGCGAAGCGTCTTCTTGAACGTCAACTCGGCCTCCTGTCCGAGCGTCGCCAAGCCCTCATCACCGCCGCCGTCACCGGCCAGTTCGACGTCTCCACCGCCAGCGGACGCAACACCACGGAGGGAATCAGCGCATGA
- a CDS encoding DUF397 domain-containing protein, protein MNEKLPEPPLSALAWFKSSYSSGEGGQCVEVAWRKSSYSGAEGGQCVEVAWRTSSYSGAGGGECVEVAATPGTVHVRDSKQLGGPVLSVSPRAWAGLVELAADHSA, encoded by the coding sequence ATGAACGAGAAGTTGCCCGAGCCTCCTCTGTCGGCCCTGGCGTGGTTCAAGAGCAGCTACAGCAGCGGCGAGGGTGGCCAGTGCGTCGAGGTCGCCTGGCGGAAGAGCAGCTACAGCGGTGCCGAAGGCGGCCAGTGCGTCGAGGTCGCCTGGCGCACGAGCAGCTACAGCGGTGCCGGGGGCGGCGAGTGCGTCGAGGTGGCCGCCACCCCCGGCACCGTGCACGTCCGGGACTCCAAGCAGCTGGGCGGGCCCGTGCTCAGCGTGAGCCCCCGGGCGTGGGCCGGGCTCGTGGAGTTGGCGGCCGACCACTCGGCCTGA